A window of Thunnus thynnus chromosome 17, fThuThy2.1, whole genome shotgun sequence contains these coding sequences:
- the narfl gene encoding cytosolic Fe-S cluster assembly factor narfl — protein sequence MAAQFSGVLQLTDLDDFITPSQECIKPVKVEKKQGKSVAKIQIEDDGSYFQVNQDGGKQKLEKAKITLNDCLACSGCITSAESVLITQQSHEELYKVLRDNKASETEQKVVVVSVSPQSRASLAARYGVSSSEAGRRLTSFFKGLGVHHVFDTSFSRTFSLLESQREFVERFQRKEQDRKALPMLTSACPGWICYAEKTHGEFILPYISTTRSPQQMMGSLVKGYFAEQQGLNPQQIYHVAVMPCPDKKLEASRSDFYLDKAETREVDCVLTSGEVMKMLEEEKMSLNDVQPAPLDTMFSNVIGDEFLSHAGSGSGGYLHHVFTNTAKQLFGEEVKELTYKTLRNKDFQEVTLEKDGVVVLCFASTYGFRNIQNLVQKLKRGKSPYHFVEVMACPSGCLNGGGQIKALPGENQKELLQKVEELYKAELSQAPEDDTRVSELYQSWLHSVGEERARELLHTQYHTVEKMTNGLVMKW from the exons GAATGTATCAAACCTGTCAAAGTCGAGAAGAAACAAGGCAAATCTGTGGCCAAAATCCAGATAGAAGATGATGGCAGTTATTTTCAAGTCAACCAG gatGGTGGGAAGCAGAAGCTGGAGAAAGCAAAGATCACACTGAATGACTGCTTGGCCTGCAGTGGTTGTATAACCTCTGCTGAGAGTGTCCTCATCACACAGCAGAGCCATGAGGAGCTCTACAAAGTGCTGCGCGATAACAAG GCCAGTGAGACAGAGCagaaggtggtggtggtgtcgGTGTCACCGCAGTCCAGAGCCTCCCTGGCAGCACGCTATGGCGTCAGCAGCAGCGAGGCTGGGAGGAGGCTTACTTCTTTCTTCAAAGGCCTTG GGGTTCACCATGTGTTTGACACAAGCTTTAGTCGGACCTTCAGCCTGCTGGAGAGCCAGCGAGAGTTTGTGGAGCGTTTCCAGAGGAAGGAGCAGGACAGAAAGGCCCTGCCCATGCTGACATCTGCCTGTCCAG GTTGGATCTGCTATGCAGAGAAGACTCATGGAGAGTTTATTCTCCCATACATTAGCACCACCCGCTCCCCTCAGCAGATGATGGGTTCTCTGGTTAAAGGCTATTTTGCTGAACAACAG ggGCTGAATCCACAGCAGATCTACCATGTGGCAGTAATGCCCTGTCCTGACAAGAAACTTGAGGCCTCAAGGTCAGACTTCTACCTGGACaaagctgagaccagagaagtGGACTGTGTCCTTACCTCCG GAGAGGTTATGAAAATGCTTGAGGAGGAGAAGATGTCTCTTAATGATGTGCAGCCTGCACCCCTAGATACAAT GTTCAGCAATGTGATTGGGGATGAGTTCCTCAGCCATGCTGGTAGTGGTTCGGGGGGTTACCTCCATCATGTTTTCACCAACACTGCCAAGCAGCTGTTTGGAGAGGAGGTAAAGGAACTCACCTACAAGACCCTCAG GAATAAAGACTTCCAGGAGGTGACTCTGGAGAAAGATGGTGTAGTCGTACTTTGCTTTGCCTCCACATATGGCTTCCGCAATATCCAGAACCTGGTGCAGAAGCTTAAGAGGGGGAAGTCACCTTATCACTTTGTGGAAGTTATGGCCTGTCCCTCGG GTTGTCTAAATGGTGGTGGACAGATAAAGGCCTTACCCGGTGAGAACCAAAAAGAGCTTCTCCAGAAAGTTGAGGAGCTCTACAAAGCAGAGCTCTCCCAAGCACCAGAAGACGACACACGCGTGTCTGAGCTGTACCAGTCGTGGCTCCACAGTGTAGGCGAGGAGAGAGCCAGAGAGCTGCTGCACACGCAGTACCACACTGTGGAGAAGATGACCAACGGACTCGTTATGaagtggtga
- the LOC137168513 gene encoding hydroxyacylglutathione hydrolase-like protein isoform X1, with protein MQKCNINIFQSITAGQEYNNIVVTSKTESVAQPSAHACVGAMKVKVISILEDNYMYLVIEEQSKQAIAVDPAVPHRLLEIVKREGLSLVAVLTTHHHWDHARGNEALVKEVPGLRVYGGDDRIGALTDKVTDAQELKFNSINVRCLFTPCHTSGHMCYFVWEDECTDAPAVFTGDTLFIGGCGRFLEGTAQQMYHNLTQVLGSLPQDTKVFCGHEYTIKNLKFAMLVEPENEKVKEMLSWARARDDDDKPTVPSTLMEEFEYNPFLRLSEEGVQKFTGKTDPVEVLRVLRKEKDKFKKPKERLPPHAMLALEWGLLRP; from the exons ATgcagaaatgtaatataaacatTTTCCAGAGCATCACAGCCGGACAAGAATATAACAATATAGTCGTTACCAGTAAAACCGAG AGTGTCGCGCAACCTAGTGCGCATGCGTGTGTGGGTGCCATGAAGGTAAAGGTGATCTCCATCCTGGAGGACAACTACATGTACCTGGTGATTGAAGAGCAGAGTAAACAGGCCATAGCTGTGGACCCTGCCGTACCACATCGG ctgcTAGAAATAGTGAAGCGAGAGGGCTTGTCTTTGGTGGCTGTTCTCACCACACACCATCACTG GGACCATGCTCGGGGGAATGAGGCTCTGGTGAAGGAGGTTCCGGGGCTGAGGGTGTACGGGGGAGATGATCGGATCGGGGCTCTGACTGATAAAGTCACCGATGCTCAGGAACTGAAG TTTAACTCCATCAATGTGAGGTGCCTATTTACTCCCTGCCATACCTCTGGTCACATGTGCTACTTTGTTTGGGAGGATGAGTGCACTGACGCCCCTGCTGTGTTCACAG GGGACACGCTGTTCATCGGTGGATGTGGACGGTTTCTTGAGGGTACGGCACAACAGATGTACCACAATCTCACCCAGGTGCTGGGCTCCCTACCTCAAGACACG AAGGTGTTCTGTGGACATGAGTACACCATTAAGAACCTGAAGTTTGCCATGCTGGTGGAGCCAGAGAATGAGAAGGTTAAAGAAATGCTGAGCTGGGCCAGG GCaagagatgatgatgacaaacCCACAGTGCCATCCACCCTAATGGAGGAGTTTGAATACAACCCTTTCCTTCGCCTCTC GGAGGAAGGAGTGCAAAAGTTCACAGGGAAGACAGATCCGGTGGAGGTGCTGAGGGTCCTGCGGAAGGAGAAGGACAAATTCAAGAAGCCCAAGGAGAGACTTCCTCCCCATGCCATGTTGGCTTTAGAGTGGGGGCTCCTTAGACCCTGA
- the LOC137168513 gene encoding hydroxyacylglutathione hydrolase-like protein isoform X2: protein MKVKVISILEDNYMYLVIEEQSKQAIAVDPAVPHRLLEIVKREGLSLVAVLTTHHHWDHARGNEALVKEVPGLRVYGGDDRIGALTDKVTDAQELKFNSINVRCLFTPCHTSGHMCYFVWEDECTDAPAVFTGDTLFIGGCGRFLEGTAQQMYHNLTQVLGSLPQDTKVFCGHEYTIKNLKFAMLVEPENEKVKEMLSWARARDDDDKPTVPSTLMEEFEYNPFLRLSEEGVQKFTGKTDPVEVLRVLRKEKDKFKKPKERLPPHAMLALEWGLLRP from the exons ATGAAGGTAAAGGTGATCTCCATCCTGGAGGACAACTACATGTACCTGGTGATTGAAGAGCAGAGTAAACAGGCCATAGCTGTGGACCCTGCCGTACCACATCGG ctgcTAGAAATAGTGAAGCGAGAGGGCTTGTCTTTGGTGGCTGTTCTCACCACACACCATCACTG GGACCATGCTCGGGGGAATGAGGCTCTGGTGAAGGAGGTTCCGGGGCTGAGGGTGTACGGGGGAGATGATCGGATCGGGGCTCTGACTGATAAAGTCACCGATGCTCAGGAACTGAAG TTTAACTCCATCAATGTGAGGTGCCTATTTACTCCCTGCCATACCTCTGGTCACATGTGCTACTTTGTTTGGGAGGATGAGTGCACTGACGCCCCTGCTGTGTTCACAG GGGACACGCTGTTCATCGGTGGATGTGGACGGTTTCTTGAGGGTACGGCACAACAGATGTACCACAATCTCACCCAGGTGCTGGGCTCCCTACCTCAAGACACG AAGGTGTTCTGTGGACATGAGTACACCATTAAGAACCTGAAGTTTGCCATGCTGGTGGAGCCAGAGAATGAGAAGGTTAAAGAAATGCTGAGCTGGGCCAGG GCaagagatgatgatgacaaacCCACAGTGCCATCCACCCTAATGGAGGAGTTTGAATACAACCCTTTCCTTCGCCTCTC GGAGGAAGGAGTGCAAAAGTTCACAGGGAAGACAGATCCGGTGGAGGTGCTGAGGGTCCTGCGGAAGGAGAAGGACAAATTCAAGAAGCCCAAGGAGAGACTTCCTCCCCATGCCATGTTGGCTTTAGAGTGGGGGCTCCTTAGACCCTGA
- the LOC137168513 gene encoding hydroxyacylglutathione hydrolase-like protein isoform X3, which translates to MQKCNINIFQSITAGQEYNNIVVTSKTESVAQPSAHACVGAMKVKVISILEDNYMYLVIEEQSKQAIAVDPAVPHRLLEIVKREGLSLVAVLTTHHHWDHARGNEALVKEVPGLRVYGGDDRIGALTDKVTDAQELKFNSINVRCLFTPCHTSGHMCYFVWEDECTDAPAVFTGDTLFIGGCGRFLEGTAQQMYHNLTQVLGSLPQDTKVFCGHEYTIKNLKFAMLVEPENEKVKEMLSWARARDDDDKPTVPSTLMEEFEYNPFLRLS; encoded by the exons ATgcagaaatgtaatataaacatTTTCCAGAGCATCACAGCCGGACAAGAATATAACAATATAGTCGTTACCAGTAAAACCGAG AGTGTCGCGCAACCTAGTGCGCATGCGTGTGTGGGTGCCATGAAGGTAAAGGTGATCTCCATCCTGGAGGACAACTACATGTACCTGGTGATTGAAGAGCAGAGTAAACAGGCCATAGCTGTGGACCCTGCCGTACCACATCGG ctgcTAGAAATAGTGAAGCGAGAGGGCTTGTCTTTGGTGGCTGTTCTCACCACACACCATCACTG GGACCATGCTCGGGGGAATGAGGCTCTGGTGAAGGAGGTTCCGGGGCTGAGGGTGTACGGGGGAGATGATCGGATCGGGGCTCTGACTGATAAAGTCACCGATGCTCAGGAACTGAAG TTTAACTCCATCAATGTGAGGTGCCTATTTACTCCCTGCCATACCTCTGGTCACATGTGCTACTTTGTTTGGGAGGATGAGTGCACTGACGCCCCTGCTGTGTTCACAG GGGACACGCTGTTCATCGGTGGATGTGGACGGTTTCTTGAGGGTACGGCACAACAGATGTACCACAATCTCACCCAGGTGCTGGGCTCCCTACCTCAAGACACG AAGGTGTTCTGTGGACATGAGTACACCATTAAGAACCTGAAGTTTGCCATGCTGGTGGAGCCAGAGAATGAGAAGGTTAAAGAAATGCTGAGCTGGGCCAGG GCaagagatgatgatgacaaacCCACAGTGCCATCCACCCTAATGGAGGAGTTTGAATACAACCCTTTCCTTCGCCTCTCGTGA
- the LOC137168515 gene encoding hydroxyacylglutathione hydrolase, mitochondrial-like isoform X2: MRIELLPALTDNYMYLLIDVDSREAAIVDPVEPIKVVEAVRKHGVKLTTILTTHHHWDHASGNEKMVKLMPGLKVYGGDDRVDALTKKVSHSNSFKIGSLSVKCLFTPCHTTGHICYYVTKENSTEPPAVFTGDTLFVAGCGKFFEGTAEQMYKALIEILGRLPPETRVYCGHEYTVSNLKFARHVEPDNEVIQKKLAWAKEKCSSGEPTIPSTLADEFTFNPFMRVKEKSVQDHAKQTNPIETMRSLRKEKDGFRVPKE; encoded by the exons ATGAGGATTGAACTTCTCCCAGCACTCACTGACAACTATATGTACCTTCTGATTGACGTGGACTCCAGAGAAGCAGCTATTGTTGACCCAGTGGAGCCAATAAAG GTTGTGGAGGCCGTCAGAAAACATGGCGTAAAACTCACAACTATTCTGACCACCCATCACCACTG gGATCATGCCAGTGGAAATGAGAAGATGGTGAAGCTAATGCCGGGGCTGAAGGTCTATGGAGGAGATGACAGAGTTGATGCGTTAACAAAGAAAGTTTCTCACTCCAACAGTTTCAAA ATTGGATCTCTCAGTGTCAAATGCCTGTTTACACCATGTCACACAACTGGTCACATCTGCTACTATGTGACCAAAGAAAACAGCACTGAGCCTccagctgttttcacag GGGACACACTGTTTGTGGCTGGTTGTGGTAAATTCTTCGAGGGAACCGCTGAGCAGATGTATAAAGCCTTGATAGAAATTCTGGGACGCCTGCCTCCTGAAACA cGTGTTTACTGTGGTCATGAGTACACCGTCAGCAATCTGAAATTTGCACGTCATGTGGAACCAGACAATGAAGTCATTCAGAAGAAGCTAGCGTGGGCAAAG GAGAAATGCAGCAGCGGAGAACCTACCATCCCATCCACTTTGGCAGATGAATTCACATTTAACCCTTTTATGAGAGTAAA AGAGAAGTCTGTGCAAGATCATGCAAAACAAACCAATCCAATTGAAACCATGAGAAGTCTCCGGAAAGAAAAGGACGGCTTCCGCGTGCCGAAGGAGTGA
- the LOC137168515 gene encoding hydroxyacylglutathione hydrolase, mitochondrial-like isoform X1 has protein sequence MLLRSLVGSACTLIGAATALKLAPVEVQAQAAALLHSAVRKSSLVEQANMRIELLPALTDNYMYLLIDVDSREAAIVDPVEPIKVVEAVRKHGVKLTTILTTHHHWDHASGNEKMVKLMPGLKVYGGDDRVDALTKKVSHSNSFKIGSLSVKCLFTPCHTTGHICYYVTKENSTEPPAVFTGDTLFVAGCGKFFEGTAEQMYKALIEILGRLPPETRVYCGHEYTVSNLKFARHVEPDNEVIQKKLAWAKEKCSSGEPTIPSTLADEFTFNPFMRVKEKSVQDHAKQTNPIETMRSLRKEKDGFRVPKE, from the exons ATGTTACTCAGGTCACTTGTAGGGAGTGCCTGCACTCTAATAGGAGCTGCAACCGCATTAAAACTTG CACCTGTGGAAGTCCAGGCCCAAGCAGCTGCTCTCCTTCACAGCGCAGTGAGGAAATCTTCTCTGGTGGAACAAGCAAACATGAGGATTGAACTTCTCCCAGCACTCACTGACAACTATATGTACCTTCTGATTGACGTGGACTCCAGAGAAGCAGCTATTGTTGACCCAGTGGAGCCAATAAAG GTTGTGGAGGCCGTCAGAAAACATGGCGTAAAACTCACAACTATTCTGACCACCCATCACCACTG gGATCATGCCAGTGGAAATGAGAAGATGGTGAAGCTAATGCCGGGGCTGAAGGTCTATGGAGGAGATGACAGAGTTGATGCGTTAACAAAGAAAGTTTCTCACTCCAACAGTTTCAAA ATTGGATCTCTCAGTGTCAAATGCCTGTTTACACCATGTCACACAACTGGTCACATCTGCTACTATGTGACCAAAGAAAACAGCACTGAGCCTccagctgttttcacag GGGACACACTGTTTGTGGCTGGTTGTGGTAAATTCTTCGAGGGAACCGCTGAGCAGATGTATAAAGCCTTGATAGAAATTCTGGGACGCCTGCCTCCTGAAACA cGTGTTTACTGTGGTCATGAGTACACCGTCAGCAATCTGAAATTTGCACGTCATGTGGAACCAGACAATGAAGTCATTCAGAAGAAGCTAGCGTGGGCAAAG GAGAAATGCAGCAGCGGAGAACCTACCATCCCATCCACTTTGGCAGATGAATTCACATTTAACCCTTTTATGAGAGTAAA AGAGAAGTCTGTGCAAGATCATGCAAAACAAACCAATCCAATTGAAACCATGAGAAGTCTCCGGAAAGAAAAGGACGGCTTCCGCGTGCCGAAGGAGTGA
- the fahd1 gene encoding acylpyruvase FAHD1, mitochondrial, giving the protein MTARNISRFWEWGRKIICVGRNYADHAKELKNAVPTEPVLFLKPPSAYVIEGSPILVPLYTSNLHHEVELGVVIGKGGTAIPQSAAMEHVAGYALCLDMTARDVQDECKSKGLPWTLAKAFNTSCPISEFIPKERIPEPGNVKLWLKVNDQMRQSGCTSQMIFSIPYLISYISDFITLEEGDLILTGTPKGVSAVQEHDELQAGIEDVVTMTFKVDRHDQ; this is encoded by the coding sequence ATGACTGCGCGAAACATCTCTCGGTTTTGGGAATGGGGCAGGAAGATTATTTGCGTTGGGAGAAACTACGCAGACCACGCAAAAGAGCTGAAAAACGCGGTTCCTACCGAGCCGGTCCTGTTCCTGAAGCCACCTTCTGCATATGTAATAGAGGGCTCCCCCATCCTGGTGCCGCTGTACACCAGCAACCTGCACCATGAGGTGGAGTTAGGGGTGGTCATCGGGAAAGGGGGCACAGCTATCCCTCAGTCCGCCGCTATGGAGCACGTTGCAGGCTACGCGCTGTGCTTGGACATGACAGCCCGGGACGTCCAGGACGAGTGCAAGTCCAAAGGTCTGCCCTGGACCCTGGCTAAAGCTTTCAACACCTCCTGCCCCATCAGTGAGTTCATCCCCAAAGAGCGCATCCCTGAGCCGGGGAACGTCAAGCTGTGGCTGAAGGTGAACGACCAGATGCGGCAGAGCGGCTGCACCTCCCAGATGATCTTCTCCATCCCCTATCTTATCAGCTACATCAGCGACTTCATCACCCTGGAGGAGGGGGATCTCATCCTGACCGGGACCCCGAAAGGAGTGTCAGCCGTGCAGGAGCACGATGAGCTGCAGGCTGGGATCGAGGACGTTGTCACCATGACCTTCAAAGTAGACAGACACGATCAGTAG